One Bombus pascuorum chromosome 4, iyBomPasc1.1, whole genome shotgun sequence DNA segment encodes these proteins:
- the LOC132906473 gene encoding uncharacterized protein LOC132906473 yields MAALIRHGSLVNSFKCSPTILAVNTTSLRYDITRFKSKKRPQMPTRTINDDNRSLASKGFLRYQKEYKPSDDTYDRINKICEEQQISIKCATKLEDPVQRFNLFLACEQEFQHPIMNSVLYSIKTVSDLKKYYRKHVSNITPFDAMQSMELPKNLHVNYDYVRFHPDTDTLFNGKTAFPKSSTLVTGLKYKKKYSGHQQDDPHLEKMLKI; encoded by the exons ATGGCGGCGCTCATCAGGCATGGTTCACTCGTCAATTCTTTTAAGTGTTCACCCACTATCCTTGCCGTGAACACG ACGAGCCTACGATACGATATAACTCGTTTCAAGAGTAAGAAACGTCCTCAGATGCCGACTCGTACGATCAACGATGATAACAGATCTCTCGCTTCCAAAGG ATTTTTGAGATATCAAAAAGAATACAAGCCATCGGATGATACATACGAtaggataaataaaatttgcgaGGAACAGCAAATTTCCATAAAGTGTGCAACAAAACTCGAGGACCCAGTACAGCGTTTCAATCTTTTCTTAGCATGCGAGCAAGAATTTCAACATCCGATAATGAATTCCGTATTATATAGCATCAAAACAGTTA GTGATTTGAAAAAATACTACAGAAAACATGTCAGTAATATAACTCCATTCGATGCTATGCAATCTATGGAATTGCCAAAGAATTTGCATGTTAATTACGATTATGTTCGATTTCATCCTG ataCGGATACGTTGTTCAATGGAAAAACAGCATTCCCAAAGAGCTCCACTTTGGTAACTGGATTAaagtataagaaaaaatattcaggGCACCAACAAGATGATCCACATTTGGAGAAAATGCTTAAAATTTAA